DNA from Pelobacter propionicus DSM 2379:
GGATTGCGCTGTCGCACATCGATGGTCACCTCAACATTCATCTACACCCCACGGTGTTCTCCCTGCTGACCGAACTGATGCCGCGCTACGCCATCGCCAGCATTCGCCTCTCCCGGGAACGCCTGACCCATAACCTGCGCTTCAACCGGGAGCGTCTGGCAGGAAAAGCGATGGAACGCCTCATCTTCGGATCCTTGGCCCGTCATGCCCGACCAACGCTCGACCGGATGGGGATACGCTATGCCGCGGAAGTCAAGGGGGTACTCAACTCGGGGCGCATGACCGAGGGGTATATCCTGGCCATCCTCGACGGGCTGAACCGGGGACTGACCGAGATCTATTTTCACCCCGGCTGCCTGCCGGATGCGGAAATCACCCGCCGCATGCCCGATTACCGGCATCAGGAGGAGTTGGCCGCCCTCATGAGTCCACGGGTACGACAGAAACTCACCGACCTGGAAATTGAACTGACAAGCTACCGGGGAGACAGAAAATATCATGCTTAAGACGATCGTTGTCATGCTGTTGGCCATAACCGCCGGAACCATCGGCGACATCCTGCTGACCAAGGGGATGCGGGAAATCGGGGATCTCTCGGCTATGAACCTGAGAGGCATCATCAATGCTTCACTGCAGGCATTGACCAGCCCCAAGCTCATACTCGGCACCACCATGCTGGCCGTTTTCTTCTTCCTCTGGCTGGCCGTTCTCTCCTGGGAGGACCTCTCCATAGCCCTCCCCATGCAGGCGCTGAACTATGTTCTGGTGGCGATCCTGGCCAAGTACCTGCTGCATGAGCAGGTGTCACCACTGCGCTGGACGGGAATCATCCTGGTATGCATCGGCGTCATGCTGATCACCTCTTCCAGTACCAGCGAAGAGCGGCAGAACAAGGCTAACATCGAGGTTCCCCAGACGGATTCTACTCACGGAGGCTGAAACATGCTGATAAACAAAAAAATCGGTTTCATCGGCGGCGGCAACATGGCCGAAGCCATCATAAAGGGACTCCTCGCCGATTCTTTCCGGGCGGACGCCATCATGGTTGCCGAGCCACAGGAACAGCGCAGAAAATCCCTCTCCTCCACCTACGGCATCGGGACCAGTGACAGCGGATCCGCCGTGGCCGGCCAAGCCGATATCGTCATCCTGGCCATAAAACCCCAGATGGCCGCCGGGGTGCTGAGCGATCTGGAACCGGCAATCCCGGCGGACAAACTGGTCATCTCCATCATGGCCGGAATCCCCACTACCTACATTGAGGAATCACTTGCCAGCGGCGTGCGGGTGGTTCGGGTCATGCCCAACACGGCGGCACTGATCCAGGCGGCAGCCAGCGCCATCTGCCCGGGGAGAAAAGCGGACGACAGCGATCTTGCCACCGCGACCGAGATTTTCTCCCGCGTCGGAGCGGTGGTCACCACCACGGAAAAACTTATGGACGCGGTCACCGGGTTGTCCGGCAGTGGGCCGGCCTATGTTTTCAGTTTTATCGAGGCACTCTCCGATGCCGGCGTCAAGAACGGTCTGGCGCGGGACGTGTCGCTGAAACTGGCCGTACAGACCGTGCTGGGGGCCGCACGCATGGTGGACGAGACCGGAGATCACCCGGCCCTGCTGAGGGAAAAGGTAACCTCGCCCGGCGGCACGACCATCGCAGGCCTGCACACCCTGGAAAACGGCCGCTTCCACGGCCTGGTCATGGATGCCGTGGACAGCGCCTGCGCCAAATCCCGGGAACTGGCCGGAAAGTAGCTCCGACACCATTTGACCTGATTCGCAGATGTTGCTGTCGTTTCAAGACAGTATCTACCCTGGTCCGTCGTTGTTCCCAGCGTGATAACGCTGAATGCAGCCGCCGCCCCCGACCTGTGGGGTGAATTTACGGCTGCAGCGCAACGGGGCGTGGAACAACGGGATCGGGGGATACGCTGAAACAAAGAACAGCGTCACCTGCCGAATGTAGTTCATTACATGCAATCAGCATGACATAGTCCACGTGGAGGTATCCCAATGTTTGAGGTTTTGAGCAACGAAGCTCTCACCCCCGTGCTTCACCGCATGGTTATCAGGGCCCCGCGGGTAGCTGCGGTCCGCAAACCGGGGCAATTCGTGATCATCCGTGCTGCCGAGGGCGAAGAGCGCATTCCCCTGACCATCGCCGACGCCGACGCGGAAGCCGGCACCATAACCCTTTTTATTCAGGCGGTGGGTGCATCCACCCGCTTTATCGTCTCCGTTCCCGTCGGCGGTTCGCTGCGCGACGTAGCCGGTCCACTGGGCATGCCGACCCACATCGAAAAGTGGGGACGCGTCGCCTGCGTTGGGGGCGGAGTGGGGACTGCCGTTCTCTATCCGCTGGCCAAGGCCCTGGCCCAAGCGGGAAACGATGTGACCACCATCATCGGCGGACGCAGCGCATCCCTGATCATCCTCAAAGACGAACTGGCCTCCTTCTCCAAACAGCTCCTGGTCACCACCGAGGACGGCAGCATGGGACGCAAGGGATTCGTCACCATGGAACTTTCCGACATGATGGCTGACCCGGCCACCTGTCCCCAGGCTGTCTTCGCCATTGGTCCGGTTCCCATGATGCGGGCAGTGGCCGAACTCACCCGCCCTCAGGCCATACCGACCATTGTCAGCCTCAACCCGATCATGATCGACGGCACCGGCATGTGCGGCGGCTGCCGGGTGCTAGTGGACGGTGAAACCCGCTTTGCCTGCGTCAATGGTCCCGAGTTTGACGCCCACAAGGTAGATTTCGCCAACCTGATCGATCGTCTCGGCACCTACCGTGAACATGAGGCCGCATCCGCAGAGTGCCGGCTGAAACAGGAGGTGAAGCCATGACAGCCGATATGACCATCAAGGAGCGACTGGCCATCAAGCGGGTCCATATGTCCGAGCGGGATGCCGGGGAGCGGAGCAGGGCCTTTGTCGAGGTAAACCAGGGGCTCTCCCTGGAGGACGCTATCCGCGAAGCCCAGCGCTGCCTGCAGTGCAAGACGCGTCCCTGCGTGGCGGGATGCCCGGTCAGCGTTTCCATCCCTGAATTCATCGCCAAACTGGCCGACAACGACCTGGTGGCAGCTGCCCGCATCCTGCGCGGCGACAATGCGCTTCCCGCAGTCTGTGGCCGGGTCTGCCCCCAGGAAACCCAGTGCGAGGAGAAGTGCGTCTGCGGGATCAAGGGAGATCCGGTCGCCATCGGCTATCTGGAGAGGTTCGTCGCCGACTGGGCCATGGAACACTCCGACCAGCTGGAACAAGAGATACTGCCCCCGCCCACCGGCAAGCGGGTCGCCGTTGTCGGCAGCGGCCCCGCCGGCTTGACCGCGGCCGGAGAACTGGCCCGTGCCGGACATGACGTGACCATCTTCGAGGCACTGCACGACACCGGCGGCGTCCTGCGCTACGGCATCCCCGAGTTCCGTCTGCCCAACGACATCATCGACGCGGAAGTCAATTGCCTGCGTACCCTGGGCGTCAAGATCGAGCTCAACGTCATCATCGGCAAGACCCTGACCCTGCCCCAGTTGCAGGCCGAATTCGACGCCCTCTTCATCGCCAATGGCGCCGGCCTGCCGGTGATGCTCAACATTCCCGGCGAAAACCTGAAGGGGGTCTATGCGGCCAACGAATACCTGACCAGGGTCAACCTGATGGGAGCGGGGCGTTCCCAAGATGCCGCCACGCCGATCATTAAGGGAAAGAACGTTACGGTCATCGGCGGCGGCAACACGGCCATGGATTGCGTACGCACCGCCAAGCGCCTGGGCGCCGAGCGGGCCATGATCGTCTACCGTCGCACCGAAGCGGAAATGCCGGCCCGTGCCGAGGAGATCAAGCACGCCAAGGAGGAGGGGGTGGAGTTCCTGCTACTCACCGCTCCAGTGGCCATCCTCGATGAAAACGGCTGGGTCGCGAAACTTTCCTGTCAGCATATGGAGTTGGGGGAACCGGATGATTCGGGTCGGCGCAGACCGGTTCCGGTGGACGGCGCCTATTTCGACCTGCCGGCCGACGTGGTGGTCAACGCCATCGGCACCCGGGCCAACCCGCTGCTGACCGCCACCGCCCCTGATTTGAAGCTGAACCGCTGGGGCAACATCCAGACCGATGAAAACGGCTTGACCAGTCTTGAAGGTGTCTTCGCGGGCGGAGATATCGTCAGGGGGGGGGCCACGGTGATCCTCGCCATGGGTGACGGGAAGCAGGCCGCGGCGGCGATAAACCGCTATCTGGCATCAAAATAGCGCCACAAAAACAAAAACAGCATTTTATCCGCTTGATCTACACGGGACTGCCGCAGGGCATGTCCCGTTTTTTATGCGCGGGCATCTATGGGAGGAGGCGTGAGGGGCATTTGGTCAGAATTCGAAATCAAGAAACTGCAGGGCGACCTTGGATGCATCCAGGCGGGCAACCCTGGCGGGATACTGGCCGGGGCATACCTTGGGGTCACTGCAGAGCATCAGGCCGCACCTGTCTCCAAGATGAATCTGGGACGGGAACGACTCATCGCACTGAACCAGCACGCCGGAAATGGATATATTCTCCAGCTTGCAGGTATAGCTGTTGCCATCAAAAACCAACAGGCAGCGGTCATTGCAAGCTACTCTCGTTCCGCGGCGAACTACATTCTGCATGTGAGCCTCCATTCAAAAGCCGTCCAATTCACGCACTATTTTTAATACTGTAGCACATTTCGAGCAATTGAGTCATCCACCCGCGCAGCCAGAAGTATCGCCCAAATTCCCCTACTGATGGACATTCAGCCAGCTTTATCGTTTGTGGCTATGGGCTCAGCATCAAGGGCATTGAGGTGGTTATAGAGTTCGATCTGCTCAGCCAGGGAGAGCTTGCGCCGACAGCAGGCATCACGGTTCAGACAGAGACGGCAGCGGTCATCCGAACACCACTGACAGAACGTGCAATCGGGACAGGGATGTTTTTTCGTCGTCTGGTTATCCATCAGTAGTCCTCCTTCAGTTTGGCCATCCCCCGCCAGAATCCGCGCAACCGCTCTCCCCCTTTCGGCATTACACGAAAAGAGTGAGGATCACAGACATGTTTTCTTTTTAAAAAACCAATTGCGCCACACTCACTAGCGGTTCAACAACCCCATGACCTATCTCTATCAGTTTTACGCTTGACAACTATAAAACAATATTCTAATGTTTTTAAAACGTTCTGTTACAATTATTATTTATTGACTAATATCAGCAATAATGATAATTTGCGCGTTTTCTTTTGGTCTCGAACCAAACACAACATAACACACCTTTATTTAGTACAACAGGATACCATCATGGCAAGAAAAGAAAAAACGGAATACCTCATCCAAGCTGTCTCCCATGCATTGGATCTTCTGGAGCAATTCCACGGCGATGTGGACGAACTGGGTGTCACCGAACTCAGCAAGCGACTCAAGCTCCACAAGAACAACGTTTTCAGGCTACTGGCAACCCTTGAATCGCGCGGCTACATTGAGCAGAACAAGGTGACCGAGAACTATCGCCTGGGGCTCAAGACGCTGGAACTGGGACAGACTTTCATCCGTCAAATGGGACTCTTGCGTCAATCCAAACCAATATTGGAATCACTGGTCAGGGAATGCAACGAGACAACCTACGTAGCGATCCTCAAGGACTTCAACATCATCTATCTGGATGCCGTCGAAACGAGCATGACGGTGCGGGTCGTTCCCCGAGTCGGTTCATGGCTGCCAGCCTACTGCACCGCCGCCGGCAAAATCCAGATCGCCCACATGAGCGACGAGGAACTTGAGAATTACCTCGACTCACACGAACTCAAGGCATTTACCAACAATACCATCACCAACCGTGAGACCCTCAAGAAGCAGCTCAAACAGGTTGCCGAGCAGGGCTACGCCATCGACGACGAGGAACTGGATATCGGCGTCAAATGCGTAAGCGCGCCCATACGCGATTACACCCGCCGCATCATCGGGGCGGTCAGCATCTCCGGCCCTTCCATGCGTTTTGACACGGATCGCATGGAGAAGGAACTGATCCCGCTGACCCTGAAGGCATCCGAAGAGATCTCGGCCAAACTCGGTTTCCAGAAATAGGCTCAGAGGAAAGCAGATATACGGAGAGGCGGCCCCAGGGTCGCCTTTTTCGTTTACCAACGGATACAATGCGCCCCACACCAGCGAACAGTCATGGCAATCAGCCACAGGAGTGTATGCAGATGCTGACCTACAGAGTCATAGAACTCAGCACGGTTACCGAAGAAACCATCCAGGATACGCTGAATGAACTGACAGCCCAGGGATGGAACTACGACGGTATGCAGTTCGCCATGCGCGACGCCAGCCGTCGCCCGGCAATGGCCTTCCTCCTCTTCACCCGCGACGAACCGGGCGAGAGTGACCCGTCATGAGTCACGACGATACGCTCTACCTGGTCGACGGCTCGTCCTATATCTACCGGGCCTACTACGCCATCCGCCACCTCTCCTCCCCCACGGGGCACCCCACCAACACCATCTATGGATTCACCCAGATGCTGCTGAAGCTCCTCAAGGAGCACCAGCCGAGACATGTGGCAGTGGTTTTCGATGTGGGGAGAGAAACATTCCGCACCGAACTGTACCCCGACTACAAGGCCAACCGCGCCGCATTGCCCGATGACCTGCGGGTTCAGATGGGGCCGATCCGCGACCTGGTGCGCGCCTTCAACATCCCGGCCCTGGAACTGGCCGGCTTCGAGGCCGACGACATCATCGGCTGCCTGGCCGCCCGCTTCAGCGCCACCGGCGGCAGGGTGGTGATAGTCACCGGCGACAAGGATCTGATGCAGATCGTCACCGAAAGGGTGACCCTGCTGGACACCATGAAGGAGAAGCGCTCCGCCATCACCGACGTTATCGAGCGCTTCGGCGTGGAACCGCGCCTGGTAACGGACATCCTTGGCCTGGCCGGCGACGCGTCGGACAACATTCCCGGCGTGCCGGGCATCGGCGAGAAGACCGCCATGAAACTGATCAGAGAGTATGGTTCCCTGGACCAACTGCTTGAACGCGCCTCCGAGGTCAAAGGAAAGAACGGCGAGAAGCTACGCGAGTTCCGCGACCAGGCCCTGCTGTCGCGCCGACTGGCCACCATCAGATGCGACGTACCGATCCAGGTGGAACTGGAGGAGTTAGCCAGCCAGGAGCCGGACCGGGAGGCGCTGAACACCCTCTTCCGCCTGTACGGGTTCACCACCCTGATCAAGGAACTGACCGGTCGTTCCACCCTCTCCAGCGAAGGTTACTGCACGGTCACAGCCCAGGAGGAGTTGGAGGAACTCGTCCATGCCCTGGAGAGGTCCGAAGAGTTCGCCATCGACCTGGAGACCACCAGCCTGGATCCCCGGGACGCGGAGATCGTCGGCCTCTCCTTCTCCTTCAGGGACCACCAGGCCTGGTATATCCCGGTGGGGCACACAAGCGATGCCGGCCTCCAGCCGGGCCAACTCCCCCGCGACCTGGTGCTGGAGCGACTGCGCCCGCAGCTGGAGAGCCCATCTCCCACCAAGATCGGCCAGAACATAAAGTTCGACATGCAGGTGCTGGCCACCAACGGCGTCTCACTGAGCGGCATCCGCTTCGACACCATGCTGGCCTCCTATGTGCTCAACCCCTCCCGCCAGGGGCACGGACTTGACGCCCTGGCCCTGGAGCACCTGGGCCACCGCATGATCAGCTACGCGGAAGTAACCGGCAGCGGCAAGACGCAGAAAAACTTCTCCCAGGTGGAGATCGAAACAGCCTCGCGCTACGCCTGCGAGGATGCCGACGCAACCTGGCTCCTGCATCGAAAGTTCTCCCCGCTGCTGGCCGAGAACGGGGTTGAGGAGTTGTTCCATCGCATCGAGATGCCGCTGGTACCCATCCTGGCCGGGATGGAGAACCATGGCGTGCTGCTGGACATTCGACTGCTGGCGGATCTTTCACGCGATTTTTCCAGCCGCATGGCAACACTGGAGGGGCGCATATTCCAGCTGGCGGGCACAACCTTCAACCTTAACTCCCCCAAGCAGCTGGGCGAAGTACTCTTCGAGCGCCTGCAGCTGAAGACCGGCAAGAAGACCAAGGGCAAGACCGGCTGGTCCACGGACAACGAGGTGCTCAGTTCCCTGGCCGAGGAGCACGAGATCGCCCGCCTGATCCTGGACTACCGCGGCCTGTCCAAACTGAAATCAACCTACAGCGACGCCCTGCCGCGCCTGGTGCATCCCCGCACCGGACGGGTACACACCTCCTACAACCAGACCGTCACCAGCACCGGCCGCCTCTCCTCATCAGACCCCAACCTGCAGAACATCCCCATCCGCAGCGACGAGGGGCGCATGATCCGGCACGCCTTCATCGCCCCGCCCGGGCATGTGATCATCTCTGCTGACTACTCCCAGATCGAGCTGCGCGTACTGGCCCACCTGTCCGGCGATCCGGTCTTCTGTCAGGCCTTCGAGCACGACGAGGACATCCACACCCGCACCGCCAGCGAGGTTTTCGGCCTGTTCCCCGAGATGGTCACAGCCGAGATGCGCCGCCAGGCCAAGACCATCAACTTCGGCATCATCTACGGCCAGGGTTCCTTCAGCCTGGCCAGGCAGCTGGGCATCGCCCGCAAAACCGCCGAAGAGTTCATCAGCGCCTACAAGGAGCGCCATGCAAAGGCGGTTGGCTTCCTGGACGACTGCATCCGCCAGGCGGAGGAGCAGGGGTTCGTCACCACCATCCTGGGGCGGCGACTGCCCATTGCGGACATCACCAGCACGAACGGCAACATCCGCGCCTTTGCCCAGCGCAACGCCATCAACTACCCGATCCAAGGTTCGGCGGCCGACATCATCAAGAGCGCCATGATCCGGGTGGACGGCCGCATCCGCAGCGAGGGGCTCAAGAGCCGCCTGATCATGCAGGTTCACGACGAACTGGTCTTCGAGGTTCGGGAAGATGAGCTGCTGGCCATGGAGCTCTTGGTGGAGGAGGAAATGTCACGGGCGGTGGAATTGCGCATCCCGCTCAAGGTTGACATCAGCCACGGCGTTAACTGGAGCGAGGCGCACTGACTCGTGCCCTGGCTGTATGCCCCGCCCTCCTACCTTCTTCCCGTCACCACATCCCACAAACAGCCGCCGGGGAATGGCCGTACGGCCGTTTCCCGGCGGCTCCGTTGCTCCGCACTATCTTAGCCCTGCGCAACGCCCTCCCACCAGCATCCCCTCTTTACACGGACTTTTTCACCCCTTTTCCTGTCATGGCGTAGCGCTGTGGTAAACTCTCTGTACGGTTTCTGGTCGAAAATGTCCCCTCAACATTCCCCCTGCGGGTCCAGTGAAGGAGAGCGCCATGAGAACGGAAGAACGGATCGTCAACGAGGTCGCCGCGGCGCTGGAGCGGGAAACCAGCGTCAACCTGCACCGTTTTCCCCTGCAGCTCGGCTTTAGCGATGGAATCCTGACCATGGAGGGAGAGGTGGACCAGATCATGGCTAAGAAGAGGGCGCTGGAGGTGGCTGCCGCGGTGCCCGGAGTGGCGTGGATCGTGGACCGGGTCCGCCTCGCCCCTGCCTCGGCCATGGAGGACGGGGAAATCCGTGAGCACGTCTGCACCGCCCTGCTGGCGGATAACCAGCTTGCCTCCTGCGCCATCTGGGCCATGGTCAAGGGAAAGCCGGAAGTCATCCGCGAGACAGACCAGGCCATCGGCAGTATCGACGTGGAGGTAAGGGACGGGGTGGTGGTGCTGAATGGCGCCGTGACCAGCCTCTCCGCAAAACGGCTAGCCGGCGTACTGGCATGGTGGGTCCCGGGAAGCAGGGATGTGATCAACGGCCTGGATGTATCCCCCTCCCAGGAGGACAATGACGATGAGGTAGTGGACGCCGTCCGCCTGGCACTGGAGAAGGATCCCTTCGTCAATGCCAGCCAGATCAGGGTCAGCTGCGCGCACTACACCGTCACCCTTGAAGGGCTGGTCAGGAACGAAACCGAGCGGCGGATGGCCGAGGCTGATGCCTGGTACGTCTTCCGGGTCGACCGGGTCACAAACCTGCTGCGGGTCGAGACGTAGCCCTGTCGAGACTCCGGAGTCGCCAGGTAGTTATTCAACATCTTCGTCACAACGCCCCCACACCTGCTGGCAGGTGCGGGGGCGTTGCCACCCGTAGCAACGACATGCCCGGCTTGACCGCCCTCACCTCCGGTCTGTCGTCGGCCCGGCCGCCTTCCCGGTCTGTTTCAGCGCTTGTACCCGATGCGCCGCAGCAGATCCCGCCGCTCCCGTCGATCCGCATCAGTTTCCACCCCCTTGGGCGGGAAACCGTCAATGACCCCCAGCACGCCCCACCCCTGCAGGGTTGACGCGACAATGACCTGGAGCGGGTTTGCCGTTGCGCAGTAGATCCGGCAGACCTCGGGGCAGTTCTTGATCTGGTTGAGAACATTGATGGGATAGGCGTCACGCAGCAGAATGCAGAAGACATGGCCGGCGCCGATTGCCTTCAGCACGGTCACGCCTCCCTTGACCAGACTGTCATCATTTCCATCGGTCCTGATCAGACAGGGTTCGGACGCCTCGGTGAAGGCG
Protein-coding regions in this window:
- the hpnK gene encoding hopanoid biosynthesis-associated protein HpnK gives rise to the protein MKQLIITSDDFGLSDGVNRAVEQAWRNGILTSASIMAGGEAFDGALDVSRRNPGLQVGLHLTLVQGRSVLPADAIPGLVDERGYFPDNPVAAGMRYYFDRGLRNQLKREIEAQLARARDAGIALSHIDGHLNIHLHPTVFSLLTELMPRYAIASIRLSRERLTHNLRFNRERLAGKAMERLIFGSLARHARPTLDRMGIRYAAEVKGVLNSGRMTEGYILAILDGLNRGLTEIYFHPGCLPDAEITRRMPDYRHQEELAALMSPRVRQKLTDLEIELTSYRGDRKYHA
- a CDS encoding EamA family transporter, which produces MLKTIVVMLLAITAGTIGDILLTKGMREIGDLSAMNLRGIINASLQALTSPKLILGTTMLAVFFFLWLAVLSWEDLSIALPMQALNYVLVAILAKYLLHEQVSPLRWTGIILVCIGVMLITSSSTSEERQNKANIEVPQTDSTHGG
- the proC gene encoding pyrroline-5-carboxylate reductase produces the protein MLINKKIGFIGGGNMAEAIIKGLLADSFRADAIMVAEPQEQRRKSLSSTYGIGTSDSGSAVAGQADIVILAIKPQMAAGVLSDLEPAIPADKLVISIMAGIPTTYIEESLASGVRVVRVMPNTAALIQAAASAICPGRKADDSDLATATEIFSRVGAVVTTTEKLMDAVTGLSGSGPAYVFSFIEALSDAGVKNGLARDVSLKLAVQTVLGAARMVDETGDHPALLREKVTSPGGTTIAGLHTLENGRFHGLVMDAVDSACAKSRELAGK
- a CDS encoding sulfide/dihydroorotate dehydrogenase-like FAD/NAD-binding protein, whose product is MFEVLSNEALTPVLHRMVIRAPRVAAVRKPGQFVIIRAAEGEERIPLTIADADAEAGTITLFIQAVGASTRFIVSVPVGGSLRDVAGPLGMPTHIEKWGRVACVGGGVGTAVLYPLAKALAQAGNDVTTIIGGRSASLIILKDELASFSKQLLVTTEDGSMGRKGFVTMELSDMMADPATCPQAVFAIGPVPMMRAVAELTRPQAIPTIVSLNPIMIDGTGMCGGCRVLVDGETRFACVNGPEFDAHKVDFANLIDRLGTYREHEAASAECRLKQEVKP
- the gltA gene encoding NADPH-dependent glutamate synthase, with product MTADMTIKERLAIKRVHMSERDAGERSRAFVEVNQGLSLEDAIREAQRCLQCKTRPCVAGCPVSVSIPEFIAKLADNDLVAAARILRGDNALPAVCGRVCPQETQCEEKCVCGIKGDPVAIGYLERFVADWAMEHSDQLEQEILPPPTGKRVAVVGSGPAGLTAAGELARAGHDVTIFEALHDTGGVLRYGIPEFRLPNDIIDAEVNCLRTLGVKIELNVIIGKTLTLPQLQAEFDALFIANGAGLPVMLNIPGENLKGVYAANEYLTRVNLMGAGRSQDAATPIIKGKNVTVIGGGNTAMDCVRTAKRLGAERAMIVYRRTEAEMPARAEEIKHAKEEGVEFLLLTAPVAILDENGWVAKLSCQHMELGEPDDSGRRRPVPVDGAYFDLPADVVVNAIGTRANPLLTATAPDLKLNRWGNIQTDENGLTSLEGVFAGGDIVRGGATVILAMGDGKQAAAAINRYLASK
- a CDS encoding PilZ domain-containing protein, translated to MQNVVRRGTRVACNDRCLLVFDGNSYTCKLENISISGVLVQCDESFPSQIHLGDRCGLMLCSDPKVCPGQYPARVARLDASKVALQFLDFEF
- a CDS encoding IclR family transcriptional regulator; amino-acid sequence: MARKEKTEYLIQAVSHALDLLEQFHGDVDELGVTELSKRLKLHKNNVFRLLATLESRGYIEQNKVTENYRLGLKTLELGQTFIRQMGLLRQSKPILESLVRECNETTYVAILKDFNIIYLDAVETSMTVRVVPRVGSWLPAYCTAAGKIQIAHMSDEELENYLDSHELKAFTNNTITNRETLKKQLKQVAEQGYAIDDEELDIGVKCVSAPIRDYTRRIIGAVSISGPSMRFDTDRMEKELIPLTLKASEEISAKLGFQK
- the polA gene encoding DNA polymerase I yields the protein MSHDDTLYLVDGSSYIYRAYYAIRHLSSPTGHPTNTIYGFTQMLLKLLKEHQPRHVAVVFDVGRETFRTELYPDYKANRAALPDDLRVQMGPIRDLVRAFNIPALELAGFEADDIIGCLAARFSATGGRVVIVTGDKDLMQIVTERVTLLDTMKEKRSAITDVIERFGVEPRLVTDILGLAGDASDNIPGVPGIGEKTAMKLIREYGSLDQLLERASEVKGKNGEKLREFRDQALLSRRLATIRCDVPIQVELEELASQEPDREALNTLFRLYGFTTLIKELTGRSTLSSEGYCTVTAQEELEELVHALERSEEFAIDLETTSLDPRDAEIVGLSFSFRDHQAWYIPVGHTSDAGLQPGQLPRDLVLERLRPQLESPSPTKIGQNIKFDMQVLATNGVSLSGIRFDTMLASYVLNPSRQGHGLDALALEHLGHRMISYAEVTGSGKTQKNFSQVEIETASRYACEDADATWLLHRKFSPLLAENGVEELFHRIEMPLVPILAGMENHGVLLDIRLLADLSRDFSSRMATLEGRIFQLAGTTFNLNSPKQLGEVLFERLQLKTGKKTKGKTGWSTDNEVLSSLAEEHEIARLILDYRGLSKLKSTYSDALPRLVHPRTGRVHTSYNQTVTSTGRLSSSDPNLQNIPIRSDEGRMIRHAFIAPPGHVIISADYSQIELRVLAHLSGDPVFCQAFEHDEDIHTRTASEVFGLFPEMVTAEMRRQAKTINFGIIYGQGSFSLARQLGIARKTAEEFISAYKERHAKAVGFLDDCIRQAEEQGFVTTILGRRLPIADITSTNGNIRAFAQRNAINYPIQGSAADIIKSAMIRVDGRIRSEGLKSRLIMQVHDELVFEVREDELLAMELLVEEEMSRAVELRIPLKVDISHGVNWSEAH
- a CDS encoding BON domain-containing protein, whose translation is MRTEERIVNEVAAALERETSVNLHRFPLQLGFSDGILTMEGEVDQIMAKKRALEVAAAVPGVAWIVDRVRLAPASAMEDGEIREHVCTALLADNQLASCAIWAMVKGKPEVIRETDQAIGSIDVEVRDGVVVLNGAVTSLSAKRLAGVLAWWVPGSRDVINGLDVSPSQEDNDDEVVDAVRLALEKDPFVNASQIRVSCAHYTVTLEGLVRNETERRMAEADAWYVFRVDRVTNLLRVET
- a CDS encoding adenosine-specific kinase; its protein translation is MNLEMHAVKIEYPEGCNIILGQSHFIKTAEDLYEIVATTVPQARFGIAFTEASEPCLIRTDGNDDSLVKGGVTVLKAIGAGHVFCILLRDAYPINVLNQIKNCPEVCRIYCATANPLQVIVASTLQGWGVLGVIDGFPPKGVETDADRRERRDLLRRIGYKR